In Luteibacter mycovicinus, a genomic segment contains:
- a CDS encoding CsbD family protein — MNEDQIRGAANTVGGRVQRAAGALVGDHSLEGEGAIRETAGRVQAAAGDAVDSVRDVVAHRPLGAILSGFGVGILVGMLLARRD; from the coding sequence ATGAATGAAGACCAGATCCGCGGCGCCGCCAATACCGTCGGTGGACGCGTGCAGCGCGCCGCCGGTGCCCTCGTCGGCGATCACTCGCTCGAAGGCGAAGGCGCGATCCGCGAGACCGCCGGACGCGTGCAGGCAGCCGCCGGCGATGCCGTCGACAGCGTCCGCGACGTGGTCGCCCATCGTCCGCTCGGTGCGATCCTGAGTGGCTTCGGCGTCGGTATCCTCGTCGGCATGCTGCTGGCTCGTCGCGACTGA